One segment of Hemitrygon akajei unplaced genomic scaffold, sHemAka1.3 Scf000085, whole genome shotgun sequence DNA contains the following:
- the LOC140722699 gene encoding uncharacterized protein, with the protein MQTRVSRNVDLGLWDCRVTTCTRNKGGKLNRVQRVLKRFLLGSSSREDDREMGSKLPKQRRNESNVPMESGPAAEEVEQSQPRDSDVRDTDQDPGTSTSEATVCQPRDSGVRDTDQDPGTGTSEATACQLGRSLNTELSSPKQGADSASTISDLLAQWDDYRLYQLTKFYRDRLKQAIEERVERLGWMLTKVGHFSREENEKVTELTEKGNRTESSRLFLSLVMGKGSRSRRVMWESFVTWRTELLKLDRILKEIQELGPDPQEYMSITQGLSELPPQLKGICWEILKDRQVDCDRRVDNHYPSCINVLGPG; encoded by the exons ATGCAGACTAGAGTATCTCGGAACGTAGACTTGGGACTCTGGGATTGTCGAGTCACAACATGCACTCGGAATAAAG GTGGGAAATTAAATCGGGTACAGCGAGTACTGAAGAGATTTTTGCTGGGTAGCTCTTCGAGGGAAGATGATCGGGAAATGGGCAGTAAGTTACCAAAGCAGCGTCGGAATGAGAGCAATGTCCCAATGGAAAGCGGTCCAGCCGCGGAAGAGGTGGAGCAAAGCCAGCCCAGAGATAGTGATGTCAGAGACACTGATCAGGACCCTGggaccagcacaagtgaggcgactgtctgtcagcccagagacagtggcgtcagagacaccgatcaggaccctggaaccggcacaagtgaggcgactgcctgtcagctcggACGCTCATTAAACACAGAATTGTCAAGTCCCAAACAAGGAGCag ACTCAGCGTCTACGATTTCTGATCTCCTGGCACAGTGGGATGATTATCGAttgtaccaactgacaaagttctacagggacagactGAAACAAGCGATTGAAGAAAGGGTTGAAAGACTtggttggatgttgacaaaggtgggacatttcagtagagaagaaaatgag aaagtcactgagctgacagagaagggaaaccggacagagagttccagactcttcctcagtttggtgatgggcaaaggctcccggtcccggagggtgatgtgggaatcctttgtgacatggaggactgagttactgaagttggacagaatactgaaggaaatacaggagctcG GTCCTGATCCACAGGAGTACATGAGCATCACCCAAGGGTTATCTGAGTTACCCCCTCAACTGAAAG ggatCTGCTGGGAAATTCTCAAAGATCGACAAGTCGATTGCGATCGACGGGTGGACAACCactaccctag ctgcatcaatgtattgggaccaggttag